The genomic window AACCAACTTTATAGATTATCCATCTAACTATGTATCATACTCTGgacaatatttattattattattaagccaCTTTCCCCCACTCTGATGTGAATAGCTAGGCAAACTAATATTAATTGGAATTCATATTAGAGAGTAACTATATGAATGTGTCACATAGGAAAGTCTTTAAATTCAGGTCAACCCACATAGAAAATCAGAGACTTTATTTTGATTCTCTGATGGATCTGTACCTTTATTGATAAGAGTATTTCCTCAGTGGAGTGGATCACAAATCATCCATGCTCCCTCATTCTGAGCAAATCTTGTCCACATATCTTCCATAAATCTTCCTCAGGTGTTCCAGGGTTTAATACAGTTCACACAATGTCAGCCACAAACAGAAACATCTGGAGAACCACATAGTATTAATAAGAAATCTTCCATTTGGATTCTTTGCTAAACATCCTCCATGATGGTAGCAAATGACTTTGGCAAGTACACCTCTTCTTTTACACCTCACTAAACATTAATCTTGAGAGGGTTGTTGATTGAAGTTaatctcatattttttttcaaaggatCTTGTATTATTCCAATATGTTTGGGAGTAACCTTAAGAACATAATGAGTTAAGAGAAAATTTCTTTGACACTGATCCCATAGATATTGGCTTTCCCCATGTGTTGCCTTTTAGTAGAGGATTTCAACTTAGCCTTCTTTCCCGCTCACCCTCTCCACCATTTTATTAGCCATTTGATACAGTTAAATATGCAGTGGAACTAATGTATCCaaatgagaaaattcattttaagaATAGGTCTGCTCTTTGCTACCTTGCCTTGTATGTAACTTTAGTTTGattataaggaaagaaaatttcgTCTTTCCATTCACCCTGAGTTGAACATAATCTTAGAACCTCagcagcttatttttttttaaaatttctatgtaTTCTCTATTCTCTGCCAAGTTCTCATTAAAATAATGTAGGAAACCATTCCCTGACTTTTGTTCCTGCCACCTAATTTACTGGTTTTTCTCACCCTGTGAGCTTCTTACTGGTACAGGAACTGTTGCAGATGGcaggcatttaatagatgctGATTGAATTGCGTGAGTAACTACAAGGTatattgaggagggagaaagcatCAACATGACAATTTCATAAAATTCAAACTGACAAAATTGGGAGAATATCCAGTAAGCCTATATAGTCAGAACTATTTATGTTTTACAATTCTGTTCCATTgatgtatttttctatttcttaaatctagaaagatagttttgattattgctGTTTTAGAAGTGCAATATAGTAATATATGCTTCATTAACCTTTTTTTCAAGGTTCCTCTTGATAACCCTCTTTCTTTTTGTgctttcatgtaaattttttactgtttttaccTCTTTCTAAAAAGTGACTAATTTATATTTAGTATTAGCAGTATTGTTAGTATATTAGTGAGGGAATACCCTCTTCAATTGCAGATCTGTGACAACCATCTATAATTTGCAGTCCTAGCAACTTACCTGGGATTCAGggaaggtaagtgactttcccatgatcacagagctaggaaaatATCAGAGGTGGGTTTTTAttccagttctttctgattccaagtgcagcactctatccattatgccatactaCCTTTCTTGATAGTgtgttacatattatatattagaaATAGTGACATTTTTGCTATACTATATCATTCTAACCATTTCAGAGGTCATCTCTccagttattatttttctttctttatttctgtcataCAGCTTGGAAATTCTCTTTATATAGGTCTTGTGTCTTAGTAGTTTAATGCCCAATAgttgattttttattattatgaagagcattttccttcctgtaatttttctttcattttcttagtgatatataaaaatgcagatgatttttgttggtttatCTTTTATCCCCCTACTTAATAAAGTCATGTATATCTTAATACTTTCTGAGACTAATTAATTAGTCCCAATTcttattaacttttaaaatcagATGAGATCAGGtacatttcattttcttggaTTTACTAAATATATAACCAtattatttggaaataaagatagCTTATTCATTACAAAgatatttctttaatttgttttcatgttttattgctataacttgcatttttaaaactatgatgAATATAATGTTGAAATTGAACAAACCTGTTTTGAGTGGAAATGTTTATAATGTTtctctattgcatataatgtggctttaaataaatgctatataaaatcatattttgATACTCcaatggatccatgatctcatcatTCCACAAGCATAATTTAagtaagtacctacaatgtgcaaAGTACTgaggagatacaaagtttaggtaAGACAGTAATAGGTTTCCATGGACATTCCAGTGTAATAAAGGGTTGACACatataaataagtataaaatataacattacatgatgaatactttttaaaattgcaaATAAAGTTCTATGTGAGGTCTGAGATGTCAGTAGTTggggaatataaaaaaaatccaaggaaACCTTTGAGTTGAGTTTTAGAGGATGAGTGGGAGTTCAGCAGGTAAACAGAACAATGACATTGAAGGCGTAGAAACACAGTGAACAAAGGCAGGGAAGTAGGATGTATTTGTGACATTCTGAAGACAGAATATCTCAGTTTTACTAGAACATAGAGAAGGCTGGAAAAATAGAGTCATTAAGAGTCAAATAGGATTATAAAGTGGTATTGAAGGTCCAGTTGCAGTTAATTTAAATTAGTAGTGGATAAAGTAaaatctggggcagctaggtggcacagcagatagagtatggggactgcagttaggaagactcatcttcttgagttaaaatatgacctcaggcactagctgtgtgactgtgggcaaatcacttaaccccatttacctcagtttcttcacctgtaaaataaactggagaaggaaatggcaaaacactacagtatctttgccaagaaaacattaaatgttaaacatgagtgaaaaatgactgaaccacaagaGCATCAATAAAATCCATTTCATGTCTTTTACCCTGATGGTCAGCAGGCAGGAAATTGAGCACTGGATTTAATGAGGGACTAGATATCTTAGACAAGAAAAGGCAGAATATTGCAGAGACAAGAGATTATAAAGAAGTAAAGGCTGGGTAATGTAAGAGAAGCCAGAGATCTTTCCTATGAGAAAGGGATCCTTTATTCTCCTTCTGATAAGTTGTCTAACCTCCTTACAGTCTGTTGGCTTAGAGTTCTAGAATCTGCCACTAATTTAGTAACATCTAACTGGCTTACTGGGGTGCAGCCTGCACTGGACTGACTGGGTTCCACTCTCATcctagtgcaacagaccttttctgctgaccttctaagttgacttgggctagaaaattgtttcacctcatcCTTCTGtggggttctgcagttccagaatttattttgaagctttattttaaatttgccCAGAGAATTTTGGGGGATTGCTCAGCTGAGTCcttgctttttctcttccctcttggctctccatttctaatttttaaggaattattttcttcagtgagtttttgtacttcttccgtttgtccaattctgttttttaagatgttattttcgtcaatattttttgtgcttcttttaccaaacttttagttttcttttcataattttattgcatcactctgatttcttttcccaagttttcctctgcaacacttatttctttctttaactctttcaggaattcttgttgggtttgtgtccaattagcatttttctttctggcttttatTGTACCTGTTTTCAGgttattatcttcttctgagtttagtTTTGGTCTTCCTGTAGTAGCTTTTCACAGTAGTTccctttttgttgtttgctcatttttacagcctttttcttgactttgaacttaaaGTTGAACTCTACTCACGTAGGGGTGGGGAGGCATTTTCCCAAGCTTTAGACTTTTTCATGCAGCTATTTTCTGAGCTAGTCTAAAAGCTCTTGATGTtttcaaggtggtgtgatccaaggagaggtgtggtcactgctttcctggtctgGTCTGCACTCTTGTCTTTACCTAAGAAGGGTCCTTAGCACTAGCATTCCTCTCTGCCTTGGAATTGTGACCCAGAACTGTTTATGgacaatagagttgccaatcagccCAAGCTGTATCTGGTGCCAGCAATGggtcccctataatctctttctgagcagttgtttgacccccttactATCTCTAGGCTGAGACCTCTTGAAGCTACTGCTGTTGCAGTGGCTGTTATTACTGCTGGTACATGTGTGCACTCTGGAAAGGCCTCCACCCCCAAATCAGAGAACTCTCCTGCAGACCTAAGTTTTCTTAAGCCAGAAAAATGTCTTAATTCTTTAGTTggcaaaatttgatttgaggtgttattttaaagtttaagGGAAATGTTATTAGAGAGTTCAGCTGGATTGCTGCCTCTaatctaccatcttgactctgcccctatGCTTTAGAAacttactggctatatgatcctaggcaaatcacttatcctttctcatccttggttttttcatctgtaaaatggagataataatagaatattcctcccaaggttgttatgaggattataAGTAACAAaacatgctttgcaaacctcaaactGCTAAGTAAATGTTATGGACAATAGGTGATGTTatgttgtttccattttatacttGGTTTCCTTCATTCTGAGGGTGAAAAGGAAACAGATACTCAGAACAGGAGCATGACATTGATGGGCCTTCTTGCTATTGAAGAGGAGATCTACCTTCCAGAGGACTTTATGAATCCCACGGAAGTCCACTTAAATAGCATCCTGAGACAAGGGCAAGTGTACAGTCAAGTTAACTCCCACCTGACTGTAAGGCTCCAGAGAGAGCaggaaaaatgctgaagaagcaGGCCTGTAACTTTGTCCTCAATGTATGAccatcctcctttcccttccaccttGTCTAAGGCTTCTAGGGGCATATCCTGATGGAGCTGGGAGTGGAGTGAAGACCCATTTCTGCAGAGCTGACCCTGGAGCTGAGCTTATTCTAAGTATAGGCAGGGCACCCAGCCCCTTGAGCTCTGAATTGCAGCCATTGGCCATTTGTATTCCACTAGCTACCTAGTGTTGCCCTTCCGTTGCCTTGCACCACCTTCACTATGGAATCTTGTACAACTGGTTGGCTTTATTTGGGTGCACTCAGAGGTTCACAAATCCCTTAGAATATATCCCATACAAAGAAAGTTACTTTGGCTTGGTCATACAGGTTATTCACAACCACTTTGTTGTATTATGCATGTTTCATTTATATCTTAATAATGTTTTGAACCTATGATGAGCAGGGTCTTCCAAAGAGCAAGACCATCTGAGGCATGTGACCAGGGGCAGGGGCCCCATCTGGAAGAAATTAGGCTTACATCAAAGCCTTATACTGTATTCCATAATATATGCTAAATGGATAGATAccataaaaattagaagaaaagtagatcATTATAGTTCTTAGAGCTCTGAATAAGAGATATATTCTTAACAaaacaagggatagaggcaattacaaaagataaaatagataactttgattacatgaaattgaaaagctcttgtacaaacaaaattaatgtgcCTAGTATAAGAAAGTCAGTGGTCAAATGGGGGAAACATTGagtcaaatttctctgataaggatttAACAtccaaaatatatgaataattaACATATGTGCAGACATAGATAAAAAAGATGGGAATACTTGATGCTGATGAAATTGTGGGAAGACAGATGTGCAAATGCATTGTTGGTTAAGTTGGGAATCagtataaccattttggaaagcaaattgaaattatgcaaataaagtaaccAGAATATCCAAATACTTTGATCCTATACTTATTCCTTGAGGaggccattgataagaagaaagtcctcgTATAACTGAAATGTTTTTATCCGTACTTTTTATGATAACAGAGAACTCaaaacaaagtagatactcaTAGCCTGGAAAATGTCTAAATAAACTGTGGTGTatgaaatgtaatagaatattactaagCTAAAAGAAATGACGAATGTAATGAATATAGAGAATCATgtaaagatctacatgaactgatgcagagtgaagtaagcagagccatgTTAATGAAGAGAAcccaaaaataaagtgaatatggcaaaattataaagaacaagcatggctaaaaagaaaagtatgagataACAATCCACATCatctctttgcagaggtgggagatctACAAGTGTTCATATTTACGTATTTTGGGAATTTTTGATGTCTTGAAcagttctgattttttctttttcttttctgtctttaaaaatatcatttgtcaAGTGAGATGGGGAGGAATAGTGAGAGAAATTGTGGtgatgtaacaaaaaaaattctttgttataaggaataggTCTTTGCAAAGGGAAGAGAGTACAGGGAGAAATCTAGGAAATataaaaaagatcaataaaatttatttttaaataagtttttattgatattttctgtttccttcatcACCACAGTATCTATGTAACCctccatcttcctttctccctcaccatcccatatgacaaatagtatttttaagagaaaaaaagttcagcATATCTGATTgttacattgaaaaagtctgaaagcaTGTGTGATGTATAACACCTATGGACCTCCCACATCTGCAAAGGAGTAGATTGGGGGTCTCTTCTCATATCTCCACATTTGAGTCCttacttgatctttataattttgtttaaattACATTGATTTTCGGTGTgttgctatttttttccatttacattgttactgtgtatattgtgtTCTAggctctgcttactttatttCGTATCATTTCACGTAGATCTTTCCTatattctctatattcatcatactcatcatttcttattgttgttgtttgtttttggtcatgtctgattgtgatgctatttggggttttcttggcaaagataatggagtgttttgccattttcttctccagctcattttacagatgaggaactggggcaaatagggttaactgacttgcccagagtcacacagctagtaagtggccaGATTTGAAACGAAGTCTTTTTGACCctaggcccagtgctgtatccactgtgacacctagctacttgctcatcatttcttagaacacattaatatttcactatattcatgtaccacaatttgtttagtcattccccaataacaggaatctactttgtttccaattcttagctatcacaaaaaatgttgctataaatattttagagtatatggggactttttctttttcttattgatgGCTTCCTTGGAGTATAAACacagtaatggagtctctggttcaaaggatattgggcattttagtcactttgttttcaaacttctgaatttttttccaaaGTGGCATAACTATGTCACAGTTtcatcaacaatgtattaatgtgcctatcttcccacaacccctccaacactgaGTGTTCCCTTtgtcatttttgttcatttgcagggtgtgaggtgaaacctcagagttgtttcgattTACGTTTTTCTTATGAgtcatttggaacattttttcatgtggttgtgaatactttgcagttcttttcAGAATTGattattcatgtcttttgacaTTATCTATTGGTGGATAGCTATTAGTTATATATAGAGATTAATTAGTTATGTATTTTGAATACTAAacatttatcagaaaaatttgatacaaagatttatTTTCCCATTCCACTTCTTCCCTTCTTGTCCTAGATGCACTAATGTTGTCTCTACAGAATCAAAGTTATCTGTTTActcttttgtaattgcctttttgtcttttttggttaagaatacatatTAATCATAGCTATAAGAGGTATgttatctgtttctcttctaaatttttaatagtgtgatctttaatattaaggttacattcatttaaaatgtattgtGGTATGTGCTATAAGGTGTTggtctaagtctaatttctgtcagactgcttttcagttttccagaGTTTTATCAACTAGGGAGTTTTTCTCTAGGTAATTTATGTTTCCATTTTATCAAATACTGGGTTGTTGAGTCTTATTGTTCTGAAtctcccttgtctagtctgttccatcaatctatttctttattctttaacAAATACCaggtagttttgatgactgctgcttcaTAATTTAGTTTTTGAGGTCTGGAAAAACTATTCTGCTTTTGTCCttgcttcttttcctcatttcccttgatattttagatcttttgtttttccaaatgaattttgctattattttatcaagttctgtaGAGTATCCTGTTGGTAATTTGATTATTAAAGCACTATAATGTAACTTAATTTGGGGAGTAGTCATTTTTACTTTATTGGCATGACCTAGctatgagcactgaatattcctgCATATATTTaggttgttctttatttctttaaggagcactttgtaaTTAAACCCATACAAGTCTTTTGTGTGGTTTGGAAGGTTTTTCCTCAGAAATTTTGTGtgttgtgtatttatttggaatgGCATTTCCATTcctattatttcttttgtgtttatacagaaatgcaactttgctgaagttatttcCTCAATTAGTATCTTTATGGATTCCCTGGAGTATAtcaagtaaaccatcatatcatgaACAAATAGGAAtggttttatctcctctttacctatctttatttcttcaattaCTTTCTCGtgttattgctattgctagcattttcaGAATTATGTTAAATAATAgtagacatccttgcttcacttgCATATTTATTAGAAAAGGTTCTAGTATATTCCAATTGCATGTGACAATCATTGAGCTACTACTAGGTAGCCTATATGACTTAGATGACTCTCTAGCTATATATGGAAGGATTGTCCTTAAGTTTTAACTAGTTCCCTTATAAAGAatttaatttcatataaaaagGACACCTAAATCAATCATCGTTTGTtgagtacctactctgtgccaggcactgtgctaagcactagggatacaaaaataggcaaaagacaatcctttctctcaaggagcttacatctaaTAAGTCCTCTAGAAAACTAACAGATCAAGTCATGTGGCACATCCAAGTGAGAAGTCCTATGGCTATGGGCTGGAAGTCTTAATTTAAATATGAATTCACCAGGTCTTCCCCCTGGTACAACTATGCCAAGCACACAGAGATCCAGACTTgcattccccttctccccccactccaagtCCTTGCTTGCTATATTATATggagtcctcatctgtaaaagaatcTTGAAGTCAAAAAGGCAGCAGAGACATATTAGATACACAGGAAGGTTGAGTCTGAGGAGAGAACCTTGAAACTTGAGTACCATCATCATGATCCCCCATATGctaaagggcagctaagtggtttagtggatagagtaccgtacctgcagtcagaaagacccaagttcaaatctgacttcagacacatactgtctgaccctgggcaaatcacttaacttctgtatatctcagtttcctcaactataaaatgaagataataatagtatctactttgcagggttgttgtaaagatcaagtgagataatatttgtaaagtgcttagcacactggcACTTATTAGaggccatataaatgcttattccttccctttccccaggcTATACCACCCACTGCCATGTAAATAGCTATTTTTCATAAAGGGAACTGCTAGCAATAGGTAAAAGTTTTCAATTGTATTCATACAAAATACTGATATAGGAAATGGCCATAAAaatcagggaaaaaaatttttttggtgaTTCACAAGTCTGAACTTGAGTTCATAAGACATCTTAATATTCAAAGTACAAGGGGAAGTACAGTAAATCAGCCCTTTCTGCAGAACTATACAACCCAGGTCTAGGGGTGACAAATGTATGATAGACATCGGTGGATCATATAGGAAGGATTTGAAACAGTAAATGGACTGGCTGACTTAACACGTGGGATCCAAAAGAATTATAAATGGTAAAGATTGGAAGGTCAAAAGCTCAGCAAGACAAGTCAATGGTCTGGATATTTGGACAAATCTTTCTATCTTACCTGGCTGCACTACTCTGGGTCTTCTCTGACTTCACCATGCCCTAGAAAGCTCATTATTGGAGAAACTTCATCTCCCTGCAAGATCCCATAACTCTCAGTATTCTACCTCATCTCTATCCTGTCCCTCTGACTGGATCATGGGGCCATAAACTCTAAAACCTCTATTTAAAGACAGAGCTTAGCTCCGATATCTCATTTTTTCACTTGACTgcactgttcagtcatttccaactcttcatgaccccatttggggttttctttgcaaagatcctggagtggtttggcatttcctttttcagctcattttacagatgaggaaactaaggcaaatagggttaagtgacttaagtgcccagggtcacacaactagtaagactgaggtcagatttgaacttaagatgttttcttgactccaagctcagcactctaatcactatgccacctagctgcccacctcgCATGCTGTAGACACTTAATGTTTACTAACTATTGATTGACAAAGAAAGAGCTAGAGAAACAAGTCTGGGGATTAGTGGATCTGTGTTCACACCATAACCTTCAAGAATATAtttgaatgtaaaataaaaaggggACAGTCAATGCAAAATTCTGTGTTCTTATTTTAAGACAAGCCAGAGGGGTAGCtaagtgaaagaggaaagaacCAGCCCTGGCGTCAGGAGACTTGGGGTAGGAGAAAGATCTCTTGGAATAACAGTGCCACCTCTCTCTTCTGCCCAACATCCCTCTCCCACCATTGGATTTGCCCCCAAAGCCATCATCCAGAGGAACAAGCCCTGTGGAGAAGGGGTCTGCCATACCCACCAACTGCCAACCACAGGGCATCCATGAAAGCCTAGGGGAAGCAGCAAAGCACCCTGATGGAAAAGACACAAGGCCAAAAGGTCAGGCCTCGGCAAACTACCTCCACCACCTTCCCTCTGACCTTAATGGAGAAAGCCCAGGATGCTGAGCCCAAGAACTGCAGGATGAACAGCACCATCACCACCAACCCTGCTCCCACAGCTGCCACCCTGCAAATCATCATTGTGGAGATATAATTTGGTAACATAACTGCTCCTGTAGGTGCTGCAGCCCCCACCTTCTTAGCAGCTGCAGTTTTCAAATATCTAAAAATTTCTcatcaccaaagtccttggttATCAGATATTTTTTTCCAGAGGAAATATTAAAGATGCATTACCAACTATCCACTTTGCTGCTGCAGCCTAAGACCACAAGGCCTTTCCAAATGACTGGAACCTCCTGTGTCATCTCCTAttggattgtgagcttcttgagagctgAATCTTGCTTTTCTATTCAACCCTCACCTCCACACTGAGCACAGTGCATCTGTACAGaagtgcttactaaatattttttcattcatttacagtttgccatttgctttccTTACAAAAGCAGCAGGAAGTAAAATAGTGTCATCCCAATTTTCAGATGGAGAGAGGTTTTGAGAAGTGATTTATCCCCAGATGTGCCTCACTTGGCCAACTGTTCCTAAAAGAGACAAGTGAATAAGTGACACCCTCTTTTCTCAGACAGGAACTTTCAGGTCTTGAGGTACTAGAAGCCAGGGCACACATTGGGCATCAACCTCAATGAATAAAGAGACAATTCTGTTTGAAAGGGAAAATTTAATGAGGAATTTGAAACAATATGGACTTTGAGGGAATCATTCAGTACAACCACGAAAAGctattaaaacaataaattcaaaagataACTTTGAACCATAACCTTCAAGATACTGACCACTCCTGCAAAAAgaattcccttccctctcctgtgCCCAGCTGAACCTCTTACCCTTAAaccaaggagagggaggggaggaggggactgGGAAAGAGACCGAGCGAGCTGATGCATAGCATTCCTACATACTCCTCTGTGCaccagggagggaggaggaagagaggaaggaccCCACTGCTATTGGCCACTGTTCTCACAAGAAAAAGGCTCAGTATTCCCTTCTGCTGATCAGGAAAGGAAGAGTCCAAAGAGGCTGAGGGGAAATCCTACGCATCCTTAAGTCCTTCATCTTGGTCAAGCagccattcaacaagcatttattaggtgctcaCTACgtttcaggcactatgctaagggctagggatacaagaaccaaagtgaaacagttcctgccccaaggaggaacaacatgcacacataGAAATATCtataatcttccttccttcttactaGATCATCTCCAGCCTATTCACCAACTGTTCCTGAGGGGTAAAAGAAACCCCTATGCCCCCAGAAAAACAACATAAATAAAACTCCATATACTCTGCAATTCAAATTCTAAGCCAAATTTGATGTCCTTAGTGGGAGAAATCAGAGGGCTGTCTGCTCCTTACTAAGGGATCAGTCAGTTTGGGGTTTGTATGAGATTTATTTTTCAGCAACAAGTTCATACTGGAGTGGACAAACTGGAACCAGGATCCCTCCTGTTCCAACTTCCACCTTCTTGAAGAGAAAGTTGGGTGaggttgtgggggaggggagtaagCAGGGTAGGAAGCTGGAGAGGGATCTTGGTTTCTGATTTCCTATATTTTCTAAGCTCAGTCTTTTTGGTAGCTCTTCTTCATTGGCGGAAAGGGATAAGAGCTGTGGGGGTAGTTGGGCCAGCTCCTACAGGACAGGAATGGGTCAGGGGATGTGTCTCAGTGGGGCTCTGGGGGCCCAAAACGCTCCATGGTCTGCAGCACCAGAGTCAGATAGTCCAGGAAGGAGGTGATAGAGACTCGGAAGAATCGTGCTTCTTCTGCTCTCCAGTGGAGAATCAATTTGTTCCCGATGACAGTTAATTCCCGCTGGACACCATTTCTGCGAGGCTCAGGATCCGGGTCCAAAGAGCGGCATGCAATCTCTGCTTCCACAGGGGATGGGAAAGGAACTGACAGAGAGAAGTCATAGAAGCCACGGTCATGGTTGTCTACTGCGGTATTGCTGTCTCCTCCTGGACCTGGATGATGTGGTCTTTGGATGGCTGCCTCCATGCCTGAGAAGTCAATTTTACGTCAAAAAAAAGTCCAACCCTGTTAACGACAGAAAGTAACTTCCTCAATCAAGTAAAATGACCCAAAGTAGACTGGTCAGACCAGGACTTTTTCCCCATACTCTCTCTTCCc from Notamacropus eugenii isolate mMacEug1 chromosome 1, mMacEug1.pri_v2, whole genome shotgun sequence includes these protein-coding regions:
- the LOC140519190 gene encoding EKC/KEOPS complex subunit LAGE3-like: MEAAIQRPHHPGPGGDSNTAVDNHDRGFYDFSLSVPFPSPVEAEIACRSLDPDPEPRRNGVQRELTVIGNKLILHWRAEEARFFRVSITSFLDYLTLVLQTMERFGPPEPH